The following proteins come from a genomic window of Mammaliicoccus sp. Marseille-Q6498:
- a CDS encoding zinc metallopeptidase, translated as MFSYIIYFIIIMIVPMYFQYRVKSTYNKYSRVRSTSGKTGKQVAEEILAANGIHDVEVLQGEGFLSDHFDPTKKRVVLSPSNYQQPSVAGAAIAAHEVGHAIQHAQGYGFLKFRTVLLPLANLGSSLSYIIILAGIVLTALSSTFGTTLLWVGIIFMSFAVLFSVITLPVEFDASKRAMRQIEKLNLVNQQEYRHAKKVLSAAAMTYVAATAVALAELARFILIARSGD; from the coding sequence TTGTTTTCATATATCATATATTTTATCATTATTATGATTGTCCCTATGTACTTCCAGTACAGAGTTAAATCAACTTACAATAAGTATTCACGAGTTCGTTCAACAAGTGGTAAAACGGGGAAACAAGTTGCAGAAGAAATTTTAGCGGCTAATGGTATTCATGATGTTGAAGTACTACAAGGTGAAGGGTTCTTATCAGATCACTTTGATCCAACTAAGAAACGTGTAGTATTATCACCATCTAATTATCAACAACCAAGTGTAGCTGGTGCTGCGATTGCTGCCCACGAAGTTGGACACGCAATTCAACATGCGCAAGGCTATGGATTCTTAAAATTTAGAACAGTTCTTTTACCTTTAGCAAATTTAGGAAGTTCATTATCTTATATAATCATATTAGCGGGTATCGTATTAACAGCATTAAGTAGCACATTTGGTACTACTTTATTATGGGTAGGTATTATCTTTATGTCATTTGCTGTGCTGTTCTCAGTCATTACATTACCAGTTGAATTTGATGCAAGTAAACGGGCAATGCGACAAATTGAAAAACTCAATTTAGTTAATCAACAAGAATATAGACATGCTAAGAAAGTATTATCTGCAGCCGCGATGACTTATGTTGCAGCAACTGCTGTAGCTTTAGCTGAGCTTGCTAGATTTATACTAATAGCACGTAGTGGCGATTAG
- a CDS encoding CCA tRNA nucleotidyltransferase, protein MNDDLIFEDAKWIIKKLEDHGHQAYFVGGSVRDYLMKKSISDVDITTSALPDEVETIFEKTIPIGKEHGTIIVMKKSQQYEVTTFRKDGDYIDHRRPSSVQFVTDLYEDVARRDFTMNAIAMDKDLQLHDYFNGREDILNKIIRAVGTPIDRMEEDALRIMRGVRFQAQTGFEIEYETKEAMRIAAPSLNKIAIERIIVELKKLIAGRSIHKTIDSIQSLNIFNFIPFFKDIQNDEIFMPSETHFDLWVGALCYIYELDTKALNTLKLSNQEKQEIISYYNILLAFNKSQLSKENLIKLVYKYGKDKVIDIINLIKLNKQQLQIHYEPIIMNDILISEIYDKLPIYHKSELNIDGQVLMSAFKQSGGPWIKDALNQLESAVILNKVNNTESDLIEWVRKYVEI, encoded by the coding sequence ATGAATGACGATTTAATATTTGAAGATGCGAAATGGATTATAAAAAAACTAGAAGATCATGGTCATCAAGCATATTTTGTAGGTGGATCAGTTAGAGATTATTTGATGAAGAAATCCATTTCTGACGTAGATATTACGACAAGCGCTTTGCCTGATGAAGTAGAAACAATATTTGAAAAAACAATACCTATCGGAAAAGAACATGGCACAATTATCGTTATGAAAAAAAGTCAACAATACGAAGTGACGACGTTTAGAAAAGATGGCGATTATATTGACCACAGACGACCATCCTCTGTACAATTTGTTACAGATTTGTACGAAGATGTAGCAAGACGAGATTTCACGATGAACGCGATTGCAATGGATAAAGATCTTCAATTACATGATTATTTCAATGGAAGAGAAGACATCTTAAACAAGATCATTAGAGCGGTCGGCACACCAATTGATAGAATGGAAGAAGACGCTTTACGCATCATGAGAGGTGTTAGATTTCAAGCACAAACAGGTTTCGAAATTGAATATGAAACAAAGGAAGCTATGCGTATAGCTGCACCTTCATTAAATAAAATTGCGATTGAACGTATCATCGTTGAATTAAAGAAATTAATTGCTGGTCGTTCTATCCATAAAACGATAGACTCTATTCAATCTTTAAATATTTTTAACTTTATACCTTTCTTTAAAGATATTCAAAATGACGAAATATTTATGCCATCAGAAACGCATTTTGATTTATGGGTTGGGGCGTTATGTTATATATATGAATTAGATACAAAAGCATTAAACACTTTAAAATTAAGCAATCAAGAAAAACAAGAAATTATATCGTATTATAATATTTTATTAGCGTTTAATAAATCTCAACTATCTAAAGAAAATTTAATTAAATTAGTTTATAAATATGGTAAAGATAAAGTAATCGACATAATTAACTTAATTAAATTAAATAAACAACAACTTCAAATACATTATGAACCAATCATTATGAATGACATCTTAATTAGCGAAATTTATGATAAACTACCTATATATCATAAATCAGAATTAAATATTGACGGACAAGTGTTAATGTCAGCATTTAAACAATCTGGTGGACCTTGGATTAAAGATGCACTTAATCAATTGGAAAGTGCAGTTATTTTAAATAAAGTGAACAATACTGAATCAGATTTAATAGAATGGGTGCGAAAATATGTCGAAATATAA
- the nth gene encoding endonuclease III → MISKKKALEMMDVIDGMFPDAECELKHENPFELTIAVLLSAQCTDVLVNKVTNTLFQKYKTPEDYLNVSLEELQGDIKSIGLYRNKAKNIQKLCQSLLDNYDGIVPSTHQELESLAGVGRKTANVVMSVAFGEPSLAVDTHVERVSKRLGICRIKDNVRQVEDKLCHIIPRERWTKSHHQLIFFGRYHCISRKPKCEVCPLLQDCREGQKRLKAGLVKVEGA, encoded by the coding sequence ATGATAAGTAAAAAGAAAGCATTAGAAATGATGGATGTTATCGACGGCATGTTTCCAGATGCTGAATGCGAACTCAAACATGAGAATCCATTTGAACTTACAATTGCCGTTTTATTATCAGCACAGTGTACAGATGTACTTGTTAATAAAGTAACAAACACACTTTTTCAAAAATATAAAACACCTGAAGATTATTTAAATGTAAGTTTAGAAGAATTACAAGGTGATATTAAATCTATCGGTTTATATCGCAACAAAGCTAAAAATATCCAAAAACTATGCCAATCATTACTCGATAATTATGATGGTATCGTGCCAAGTACACATCAAGAATTAGAATCTCTCGCAGGTGTTGGCAGAAAAACAGCTAACGTTGTAATGAGTGTTGCTTTCGGCGAGCCATCATTAGCAGTAGATACACATGTTGAACGTGTCTCAAAACGATTAGGTATATGTAGAATTAAAGATAATGTACGACAAGTAGAAGATAAATTATGTCATATCATACCAAGAGAAAGATGGACAAAAAGTCATCATCAACTTATTTTCTTCGGTAGATATCACTGCATAAGTCGTAAACCAAAATGTGAAGTATGTCCTTTGTTACAAGATTGTAGAGAAGGGCAAAAAAGATTAAAAGCAGGACTAGTAAAGGTTGAAGGCGCATGA
- a CDS encoding nucleotide pyrophosphohydrolase produces the protein MDMQEMQKEVDKYISQFKTGYFSPLANLARLTEEVGELAREINHTHGEKKKKLTEEDNTIEDELGDNLFVLICLANSLNIDLNKSFENTMNKFNTRDKDRFERKSVNKED, from the coding sequence ATGGATATGCAAGAAATGCAAAAGGAAGTAGATAAGTATATTTCTCAATTTAAAACAGGTTATTTTTCTCCTTTAGCTAATCTCGCAAGACTAACTGAAGAAGTTGGCGAGCTGGCAAGAGAAATAAATCATACTCACGGAGAGAAAAAGAAAAAGCTAACTGAAGAGGATAATACAATTGAAGATGAATTAGGTGATAATTTATTTGTATTGATTTGTTTAGCGAACTCTTTAAATATAGATCTTAATAAAAGTTTTGAAAATACTATGAATAAATTTAATACACGTGATAAAGATAGATTCGAACGTAAAAGTGTTAATAAGGAGGATTAA
- the bshA gene encoding N-acetyl-alpha-D-glucosaminyl L-malate synthase BshA has translation MKIGITCYPSLGGSGIVATELGLEMAKRGHEIHFITSNVPFRMKKPVPNITFHQVEVNQYSVFQYPPYDITLSAKIADVINDYDLDILHMHYAVPHAVCGILAKQMSGKDVKIMTTLHGTDITVLGYDTSLQSAIRFGIEKSDIVTSVSKSLKEQTYEIIKPNKEIKTIYNFVEEDRFPQKYNKELRKTYGIEDDEKVIIFVSNFRKVKRVEDVVETFYKVNKKIKTRLLLIGDGPELHEARNQIKDLDIEDRVLFLGKQEEVNIFYQMADLTLLLSEKESFGLVLLEAMLTGVVPIGSTAGGIKEVIKDGETGFTVDVGDTDAASERAIELLTDNELYRKIQKTMVKDVNERFSSKVIADQYESYYNSMLGD, from the coding sequence ATGAAAATCGGTATAACTTGTTATCCATCATTAGGTGGGTCTGGTATTGTTGCTACTGAATTAGGATTAGAAATGGCAAAAAGGGGACATGAAATTCATTTTATTACGTCTAACGTTCCTTTTAGAATGAAAAAACCAGTTCCTAATATAACGTTTCATCAAGTTGAAGTTAATCAATATTCAGTATTTCAATATCCACCATACGATATTACATTAAGCGCAAAAATTGCAGATGTAATTAACGATTATGATTTAGATATTCTACATATGCACTATGCTGTTCCTCATGCAGTTTGTGGCATTTTAGCTAAACAAATGTCTGGTAAAGACGTTAAAATCATGACAACACTACATGGTACAGATATAACAGTTTTAGGATATGATACTTCATTACAAAGTGCGATACGTTTCGGTATTGAAAAAAGTGATATCGTAACGAGCGTGAGTAAAAGTTTAAAAGAACAAACTTATGAAATCATTAAACCAAATAAAGAAATTAAAACAATTTATAACTTTGTAGAAGAAGACCGTTTTCCTCAAAAATATAATAAAGAATTACGTAAAACTTACGGTATAGAAGACGATGAAAAAGTCATTATTTTTGTATCGAATTTTAGAAAAGTAAAACGTGTAGAAGACGTTGTTGAAACATTTTATAAAGTAAATAAAAAAATTAAAACGAGATTATTATTAATTGGTGATGGACCAGAATTACATGAAGCGAGAAACCAAATTAAAGACTTAGATATAGAAGATAGAGTGCTATTTTTAGGTAAACAAGAGGAAGTAAATATCTTTTATCAAATGGCAGATTTAACGCTGTTACTCAGTGAAAAAGAAAGCTTCGGACTTGTATTATTAGAAGCTATGTTAACTGGGGTTGTTCCAATTGGCAGTACCGCTGGAGGCATAAAAGAAGTCATTAAAGATGGTGAAACTGGCTTTACTGTAGATGTAGGAGATACAGACGCAGCAAGTGAACGTGCAATTGAATTATTAACTGATAACGAACTTTATAGAAAAATCCAAAAAACGATGGTTAAAGATGTAAATGAAAGATTTTCATCTAAAGTAATTGCTGATCAGTATGAATCTTACTACAACAGTATGTTAGGAGATTAA
- a CDS encoding helicase C-terminal domain-containing protein codes for MAQRYAVLDLETTGNQLQYDEIIQIGITFVEDYQIVDTYHTYVKTDLEIPSFIQALTNINEHDLFEAPYFGEISKSLYDKLKDCVFVAHNVLFDLNFLKSHFENFQIHFEPKLTIDTMELFKIAFPQEESYQLSELSQSLKVDLNQAHSADEDAKATALLFIKAIEKINHLPIDTIKQLYYLSKSLKYDLKDVLFEIVRNNQGKETVSSQIKKYQNINYLKQTPIRKSNNRETITIDEAYERILKTFNFDYRKEQYQLVQQLFDSLLHNENALIEAPLGSGKSMSFVLASLLYFLETGEHILVSTHTKLLQNQLLEQEFNKVLSALDLDLNAMIIKSKDHYISLGLILNILQDDTDNYEATILKMQLLVWILETETGDIEQLHLKGGQQVFFEQKRTTYVPFKNDIHYYQFIKESALNVEIGITNHAHLLQHSTEDTVYQLFKHIIVDEAHRIQDYALNQVTDALSYQHIKYHLGLLGKNEQEKLFKRLDKLENRRVIEQYPIDPIDIYQLKRDIESLHEQNENLFDNLMTQINERINGKNEDEQQIHYFYDIDVTDLTEILKLQISTINQILSRFKSYTHAHVKAFKKELIYIYHQYTKIYNIIKTGQIPFVSIKKLSQKSTLSIYIKKEEVKDLLNKVFIEQFSSNIFISGTLTVNESFNSFKSMFPKDIKFNSYYLNEIYDLKNQATCFVPEKMPNYNYHDQDEYIESIIQYLSTFVTETNQKCLVLFTNYSMLYEAYRYMEELELFDDYVVLMQQQHSHVYKLVQQFNQFDKSILLGTLSFFEGFDYQSSGIKCVMMTKLPFIHQEDPRYHLMKDEFDNPFKDFVLPDAVTKFRQGIGRLIRNKNDQGMLVCFDRRILDSTYSKFFVKALGEIPVIEGDIDKFQDKLRKYSNR; via the coding sequence ATGGCACAACGGTACGCTGTTTTAGACTTAGAAACAACTGGTAATCAACTTCAATATGATGAAATTATACAAATAGGCATTACATTTGTTGAAGATTATCAAATTGTGGATACGTATCATACTTATGTGAAGACAGATCTAGAAATACCTTCATTTATACAAGCTTTAACAAATATTAATGAGCATGATTTATTTGAAGCACCTTATTTTGGAGAAATTAGTAAATCGTTATATGACAAATTAAAAGACTGTGTTTTTGTCGCTCATAATGTGTTATTTGATTTGAATTTTTTGAAGTCACATTTTGAAAATTTTCAAATACATTTTGAACCGAAATTAACGATCGACACGATGGAATTATTTAAAATTGCATTTCCTCAAGAAGAGAGCTACCAACTCAGTGAGTTAAGTCAATCATTGAAGGTCGATTTAAATCAAGCACATAGTGCTGATGAAGATGCAAAAGCAACAGCATTATTATTCATTAAAGCAATTGAAAAAATAAATCATTTACCAATAGATACAATTAAACAGCTATATTATTTATCTAAATCTTTAAAATACGATTTGAAAGATGTATTGTTTGAAATCGTAAGGAATAACCAAGGTAAAGAAACCGTTTCTAGTCAAATTAAAAAGTATCAAAATATAAACTACTTAAAACAAACACCAATTCGAAAATCTAATAATAGAGAAACGATAACGATTGATGAAGCATATGAAAGAATCCTTAAGACATTTAATTTTGACTACCGTAAAGAACAATATCAACTTGTACAACAATTATTTGATTCTTTATTACATAATGAGAATGCTCTAATAGAAGCGCCATTAGGTAGTGGTAAATCTATGAGTTTTGTACTCGCTTCGTTATTATATTTTCTTGAAACAGGCGAACATATACTCGTTTCAACGCATACTAAATTATTGCAAAATCAATTATTAGAACAAGAATTCAACAAAGTATTAAGTGCATTAGACTTAGACTTAAATGCGATGATTATTAAAAGTAAAGATCATTACATTTCACTCGGTTTAATTTTAAATATTTTACAAGATGATACAGATAATTATGAAGCGACAATTCTTAAAATGCAGCTGTTAGTTTGGATATTAGAAACTGAAACAGGCGATATAGAACAATTACATTTAAAAGGTGGTCAACAAGTCTTCTTTGAACAAAAGAGAACGACTTACGTACCTTTTAAAAATGACATTCATTATTATCAATTTATTAAAGAAAGTGCCTTAAATGTTGAAATAGGGATTACAAATCATGCTCATTTATTACAACATAGCACTGAAGATACAGTTTATCAGTTGTTCAAACATATAATTGTCGATGAAGCACATCGTATTCAAGATTATGCGCTCAATCAAGTGACAGATGCTTTAAGCTATCAACATATTAAATATCATCTTGGATTATTAGGTAAGAATGAACAAGAAAAATTATTTAAACGATTAGATAAGTTAGAAAATCGACGTGTTATAGAACAATATCCTATTGATCCGATAGATATTTATCAACTGAAGAGAGATATTGAATCACTTCACGAACAAAATGAAAATCTATTTGATAATTTGATGACGCAAATAAATGAGAGAATTAATGGTAAAAATGAAGACGAACAACAAATTCATTATTTTTATGATATTGATGTAACAGATTTAACTGAGATTTTAAAACTACAAATTAGTACCATCAATCAAATATTATCTAGATTTAAGTCTTATACGCATGCACATGTTAAAGCATTTAAAAAAGAGCTCATTTACATTTATCATCAATACACGAAAATATATAACATTATAAAAACAGGTCAAATTCCGTTTGTTTCAATAAAAAAATTATCTCAAAAGTCCACACTTTCAATTTATATTAAAAAAGAAGAAGTGAAAGATTTACTAAATAAAGTTTTTATAGAGCAATTTAGTAGTAATATATTTATATCAGGAACATTAACTGTTAATGAGTCGTTTAATTCGTTTAAATCTATGTTTCCAAAAGATATTAAATTTAACAGTTATTACTTAAACGAAATTTATGATTTGAAAAACCAAGCAACATGTTTTGTACCAGAAAAAATGCCGAATTATAATTATCATGATCAAGATGAATACATTGAATCGATTATTCAATATTTATCGACATTTGTAACTGAAACAAATCAAAAATGCTTAGTCTTGTTTACGAATTATTCAATGTTATACGAAGCTTATCGTTACATGGAAGAATTGGAATTATTTGATGATTATGTTGTACTAATGCAGCAACAACATTCTCACGTTTATAAACTCGTTCAACAATTTAACCAATTTGATAAATCGATTTTACTTGGAACTTTATCGTTCTTTGAAGGTTTTGATTACCAATCATCCGGCATCAAATGTGTCATGATGACAAAATTACCGTTCATTCATCAAGAAGACCCAAGATACCATTTAATGAAAGATGAGTTTGATAATCCATTTAAAGATTTTGTTTTACCAGATGCAGTTACGAAATTTAGACAAGGTATCGGCAGATTGATCAGAAACAAAAACGATCAAGGTATGCTCGTTTGTTTTGATAGAAGAATTTTGGATAGCACGTATAGCAAATTTTTCGTTAAAGCATTAGGAGAAATCCCAGTAATTGAAGGCGATATTGATAAATTTCAAGATAAGCTAAGAAAATATTCAAACAGATAG
- a CDS encoding biotin--[acetyl-CoA-carboxylase] ligase, translated as MSKYKYEIINYLYKNDEYLSGQHIAETLNCSRVTVKKVIDQLKKEGFEIESQTNKGYKISKLPSMWQQDIVNIEIKNNQLLNQAFVQPQVDSTQILAKSLVTNHEGNFIVLSDEQTQGRGRFNREWSSIKGKGLWMTVVLRPDISIQKMATFNLFISLAIQEVMEEFYGVPSKIKWPNDIYINNKKVCGFLTEMIADTDGVNAIICGIGINLNQTQQDFDNVNQTRATSLNIESKKKIDPYPFLTQLLHAIETKYEQFLNVPFSDIKEVYKSKSMIWDKALIYTQGNKRIKGRAIDIQDNGFLTVISEDGELNEFMSADIEI; from the coding sequence ATGTCGAAATATAAGTATGAAATTATCAATTACCTATATAAAAATGATGAATATTTATCTGGTCAGCATATTGCAGAAACACTGAATTGCTCACGTGTTACAGTAAAAAAAGTCATTGATCAATTAAAAAAAGAAGGATTTGAAATTGAATCTCAAACGAATAAAGGATATAAAATTTCAAAACTCCCTTCAATGTGGCAACAAGATATAGTAAATATTGAAATTAAAAATAATCAATTATTAAATCAAGCTTTTGTGCAACCACAAGTCGATTCAACCCAAATATTAGCTAAATCATTAGTTACGAATCACGAAGGTAATTTTATTGTATTAAGTGATGAACAAACGCAAGGAAGAGGTCGGTTTAATCGTGAATGGTCTTCAATCAAAGGTAAAGGATTGTGGATGACAGTTGTATTAAGACCTGACATTTCTATACAGAAAATGGCTACTTTTAATTTATTTATCAGTCTTGCTATTCAAGAAGTAATGGAAGAATTTTATGGCGTTCCAAGTAAAATTAAATGGCCAAATGACATTTATATTAATAATAAAAAAGTATGTGGTTTTCTAACGGAAATGATTGCTGATACAGATGGCGTGAATGCAATCATTTGTGGTATTGGCATCAATTTAAACCAAACTCAACAAGATTTCGACAATGTAAATCAAACTCGTGCAACAAGCTTAAACATCGAATCAAAGAAAAAGATAGATCCATATCCATTTTTAACACAACTTTTACATGCAATTGAAACAAAGTACGAACAATTTTTGAATGTGCCTTTTAGTGATATTAAAGAGGTTTATAAAAGTAAAAGCATGATTTGGGATAAAGCGTTAATTTATACTCAAGGAAACAAACGCATTAAAGGTCGTGCTATAGATATACAAGATAATGGGTTCTTAACAGTGATATCTGAGGATGGAGAACTCAACGAATTTATGAGTGCAGATATCGAAATATAG
- the asnS gene encoding asparagine--tRNA ligase: MNITIKQAKDYVNQEVTIGAWIANKRSSGKIAFLQLRDGTGFMQGVVVKAEVSEDIFKLAKSLTQETSVFITGTITEDDRSKFGYEMQVHGVEVISESHDYPITPKNHGTEFLMDHRHLWLRSKRQHAVMKVRNEIIRATYEFFNDNGFTKIDPPILTGSAPEGTSELFHTKYFDEDAFLSQSGQLYMEAAAMAHGRVFSFGPTFRAEKSKTRRHLIEFWMIEPEMAFMKHDQSLEVQENYVHHIVKSVLENCKLELDLLERDTIKLEEVTTPFPRITYDDAIKFLHEAGFDDIEWGDDFGAPHETAIANHYDKPVFIINYPTKIKPFYMEPNPENPDTVLCADLIAPEGYGEIIGGSERISDFTLLNERLKEHGLDPEAYSYYTDLRKYGSVPHSGFGLGLERTVAWLSGVEHVRETAPFPRLLNRLYP, encoded by the coding sequence ATGAACATTACGATTAAACAAGCTAAAGATTATGTCAATCAAGAAGTGACAATCGGTGCTTGGATTGCAAATAAGCGATCAAGCGGGAAAATAGCGTTTTTACAATTAAGAGATGGAACAGGCTTTATGCAGGGTGTTGTTGTTAAAGCTGAAGTTTCAGAAGATATTTTCAAATTAGCTAAATCATTAACTCAAGAAACATCTGTATTTATTACGGGAACGATAACTGAGGACGACCGCTCTAAATTTGGATATGAAATGCAAGTACATGGTGTAGAAGTCATCTCAGAATCTCACGATTATCCAATCACACCGAAAAATCACGGTACTGAATTTTTAATGGATCATAGACATTTATGGTTACGTTCTAAGAGACAACATGCTGTTATGAAAGTTAGAAATGAAATTATTCGTGCAACATACGAATTCTTTAACGATAATGGCTTCACTAAAATAGATCCTCCAATTTTAACAGGTAGTGCGCCTGAAGGTACAAGTGAATTATTCCATACGAAATACTTTGATGAAGATGCGTTCTTATCTCAAAGTGGTCAATTGTATATGGAAGCAGCAGCAATGGCTCACGGTAGAGTATTTAGTTTCGGCCCAACATTTAGAGCTGAAAAATCTAAAACAAGACGTCATTTAATTGAATTTTGGATGATTGAACCAGAAATGGCATTCATGAAACATGACCAAAGTTTAGAAGTACAAGAAAACTATGTACATCATATTGTAAAATCAGTTTTAGAAAACTGTAAATTAGAATTAGATTTATTAGAAAGAGATACAATTAAACTAGAGGAAGTCACAACACCATTCCCTAGAATTACTTACGATGATGCAATCAAATTCTTACATGAAGCAGGATTTGATGACATAGAGTGGGGCGATGATTTTGGTGCGCCACATGAAACAGCAATCGCAAACCATTACGATAAACCAGTATTTATTATTAACTATCCTACAAAAATAAAACCATTCTATATGGAACCAAACCCTGAGAATCCTGACACAGTATTATGTGCAGATTTGATTGCACCTGAAGGATATGGTGAAATTATTGGTGGTTCAGAAAGAATTAGCGATTTCACATTATTGAATGAAAGACTTAAAGAACATGGATTAGATCCTGAAGCATATAGCTATTACACTGATTTAAGAAAATACGGTAGTGTACCACATAGTGGATTTGGCTTAGGACTAGAAAGAACAGTAGCTTGGTTAAGTGGCGTAGAACATGTTAGAGAAACAGCACCATTCCCAAGATTATTGAATCGTTTATATCCATAA
- a CDS encoding DnaD domain-containing protein yields MYSSEMLKEKPVVIQRSLFNHYADLGLNEKQFIILIKLLDQENERNIQPPLEDIQQGTSLSIQEVSHIINQLSQLKCIDIKIEKDENHKYNEFISFDPLFEQLAVVLNEYHQKSANEDESVKFKILFQEFESTFGRPLTPLEVQTLNHWIDTDKHSNELIRSALNEALSVDKLSIKYIDRILLNWKKKNITTVSSSKEESEKFSQNKKVKQNVNSIPTFDWVNGENPYDK; encoded by the coding sequence ATGTATTCAAGCGAAATGTTAAAAGAAAAGCCCGTTGTCATTCAAAGATCTTTATTTAATCATTATGCTGATTTAGGGCTAAATGAAAAACAATTTATTATTCTAATCAAACTACTTGATCAAGAAAATGAACGAAATATACAACCTCCATTAGAAGATATTCAACAAGGTACAAGTTTATCTATACAAGAGGTTAGTCACATTATCAATCAACTTTCACAATTGAAATGTATCGATATCAAAATTGAAAAAGATGAAAATCATAAATATAATGAATTTATTTCTTTTGATCCACTTTTTGAACAGTTAGCGGTAGTATTAAATGAATATCATCAGAAGTCTGCTAATGAAGATGAATCTGTTAAATTTAAAATACTGTTCCAGGAATTTGAATCTACTTTTGGTAGACCATTAACGCCGTTAGAAGTACAGACGTTAAATCATTGGATTGATACAGATAAACATTCTAACGAACTGATTCGCAGTGCTTTAAATGAAGCATTAAGCGTAGATAAACTCAGCATTAAATATATTGATAGAATACTTTTAAATTGGAAAAAGAAAAATATTACGACCGTATCATCGTCAAAAGAAGAAAGCGAAAAGTTTAGTCAAAATAAAAAAGTAAAACAAAATGTAAATTCAATACCTACTTTTGATTGGGTAAATGGGGAGAATCCTTATGATAAGTAA